Proteins found in one Xenopus laevis strain J_2021 chromosome 1L, Xenopus_laevis_v10.1, whole genome shotgun sequence genomic segment:
- the XB5802829.L gene encoding amphinase-1, which produces MVLVSPFLFTLCIVFIFSLPSDTQNINAFMEKHIVKEGVETNCNQTIKDRNIRFKNNCKFRNTFIHDTNGKKVKEMCAGIVKSTFVISKEPLPLTDCLLMGRTARLPNCGYNQTRTTGIINITCENNYPVHFAGYKSGFCASYSPCALIVITVFLLSQILLSATR; this is translated from the coding sequence ATGGTACTAGTTTCACCTTTTCTGTTCACGCTTTGCATTGTCTTCATCTTTTCTCTCCCATCCGATACCCAGAATATCAATGCCTTTATGGAAAAGCACATTGTTAAGGAAGGAGTTGAAACAAACTGTAACCAAACCATCAAAGACAGAAACATCCGGTttaaaaataactgcaaattCCGCAACACCTTTATTCATGATACCAATGGTAAAAAGGTGAAGGAGATGTGCGCTGGGATTGTTAAATCTACATTTGTAATCAGTAAGGAACCGCTGCCTCTCACCGACTGCTTGTTGATGGGACGCACTGCAAGACTCCCAAATTGTGGTTATAATCAAACAAGAACAACTGGGATCATTAATATCACTTGTGAAAACAATTACCCTGTGCACTTTGCTGGGTACAAATCAGGCTTCTGTGCTTCATATTCTCCATGCGCCTTAATAGTAATTACTGTTTTCCTTCTCAGCCAAATTCTGCTCTCTGCTACGAGATGA